From Actinopolymorpha cephalotaxi, one genomic window encodes:
- a CDS encoding class I SAM-dependent methyltransferase — protein MAKTDWHEWHAKYDDPAGSLSKRLGTVRTELTRILDARGSHPTQLVSICAGDGRDVLPVLAAGRGHVSAVLVELDGDLAGTARREAAGLGLHGIDVRTADAGALDSYLEVPRADVFLACGVFGNITHEDLETTIATLPQLLAPHASVIWTRGAERTEDPSASTGDPVDLVREVFAQQDFVEDTVIRPHDAGFRVGVHRFVGAPTTPRHGGHMFRFIR, from the coding sequence GTGGCGAAGACAGACTGGCACGAGTGGCATGCGAAGTACGACGATCCGGCGGGCTCGCTGTCGAAACGTCTCGGCACCGTTCGAACGGAGCTGACCCGAATCCTCGATGCCCGCGGTTCTCACCCCACTCAGCTGGTGAGTATCTGCGCAGGGGACGGTCGTGACGTCCTTCCGGTACTTGCCGCTGGGCGCGGTCACGTTAGCGCCGTCCTCGTTGAGTTGGACGGTGATCTCGCAGGTACCGCCCGGCGCGAAGCGGCCGGCCTTGGTCTCCACGGCATCGACGTTCGCACGGCCGACGCAGGTGCACTCGACTCCTATCTCGAGGTGCCCCGAGCCGACGTGTTCCTCGCGTGCGGTGTGTTCGGGAACATCACCCACGAGGATCTGGAAACCACGATCGCGACCCTGCCTCAACTGCTTGCCCCCCACGCTTCGGTGATCTGGACGCGTGGCGCCGAGAGGACCGAAGACCCGAGTGCCTCAACCGGCGATCCAGTCGATCTCGTACGCGAGGTGTTCGCTCAACAGGACTTCGTTGAGGACACGGTGATCCGCCCCCACGACGCAGGGTTCAGGGTTGGCGTCCATCGCTTCGTTGGAGCGCCCACGACGCCACGCCATGGCGGCCACATGTTCCGGTTCATCCGCTGA
- a CDS encoding phosphotransferase, with product MPVAARSLPQKLRVLVTALWPQYDLSKAYLSEGTCHQVVVVPGVAAIRIAPETAGPELRRSVALHEHLAGLALPFEVPAPLGEVVAYEDRVAVAVTYVGGASRPQPDPGLSDLTPLRELLAAIAAVAVDDSLREHLAQPYGYAGGDPFAEEVDAYVLPRLGPGDAQVVERGLTELMSLPAADPPVLVHADLTGYNLFWNDEKLVGVLDWDFAFEGDHAYDVACLADGFGFRALASVVDDEVLARARVYRPMFAVEAATAAYRSGDTRSGDRILSRVRERIAAGTFHTPPADLRD from the coding sequence ATGCCGGTCGCTGCCAGGTCCCTGCCCCAGAAGCTTCGCGTGCTCGTCACTGCCCTGTGGCCACAGTACGACTTGTCCAAGGCCTACCTGAGCGAGGGAACCTGTCACCAGGTGGTCGTGGTTCCCGGGGTTGCCGCCATCCGGATCGCGCCCGAGACCGCAGGCCCCGAGCTGCGTCGCAGTGTCGCCTTGCACGAACACCTCGCCGGTCTTGCTCTGCCGTTCGAGGTTCCGGCACCCCTGGGTGAGGTGGTGGCGTACGAGGACCGGGTTGCGGTCGCGGTCACCTATGTCGGCGGCGCCTCCCGACCACAACCGGACCCGGGGCTCAGCGACCTGACTCCGCTCCGCGAACTGCTCGCCGCCATTGCCGCCGTGGCGGTCGATGACAGCCTCCGCGAGCACCTTGCACAGCCCTACGGATATGCCGGGGGTGATCCGTTCGCGGAGGAGGTCGACGCCTACGTTCTGCCCCGGCTCGGCCCCGGGGATGCCCAGGTGGTCGAACGGGGCCTCACCGAGCTGATGTCACTGCCGGCAGCCGATCCACCGGTTCTCGTGCATGCCGACCTGACCGGCTACAACCTGTTCTGGAACGACGAGAAACTCGTCGGCGTACTGGACTGGGACTTCGCCTTCGAAGGCGATCACGCCTACGACGTCGCCTGTCTGGCCGACGGTTTCGGCTTCCGGGCGCTCGCTTCCGTTGTCGATGACGAGGTGCTCGCGCGAGCGCGTGTCTATCGCCCGATGTTCGCGGTGGAGGCTGCGACGGCCGCGTACCGAAGTGGGGACACACGGTCCGGTGACCGGATACTCAGCCGAGTGCGCGAACGGATTGCAGCCGGTACCTTCCACACGCCGCCCGCCGACCTGCGCGACTAG
- a CDS encoding NADP-dependent oxidoreductase: MLSGGSFAEQMAIPVHAVARKPASLTWEQAAGLPLAGGTALRTLDALEVEAGQTLLVHAAAGGVGGFAVQIARARGARVIGTASERNHAYLRELGAEPVAYGEGLADRVRELAPDGVDAVADFVGGQLEVTLSVLKSGGRHASVTDGEVEAHGGRLIWVRPDGAETARLAALADEGHLTVEVGATYGLDEVAEAFKVSQGGHSRGKLIVVP, encoded by the coding sequence GTGCTGAGCGGTGGATCCTTCGCCGAGCAGATGGCGATTCCGGTGCACGCGGTGGCTCGTAAGCCCGCCTCGCTCACCTGGGAACAGGCGGCGGGTCTGCCACTGGCTGGGGGCACCGCGCTACGAACGCTCGACGCGCTGGAAGTGGAGGCCGGCCAGACGCTTTTGGTGCACGCGGCCGCCGGTGGGGTCGGCGGCTTCGCCGTGCAGATCGCCCGGGCTCGCGGTGCACGAGTGATCGGCACCGCCTCCGAACGCAACCACGCCTACCTGCGCGAACTCGGTGCGGAGCCGGTCGCCTACGGCGAGGGTCTGGCCGATCGGGTCCGGGAACTGGCTCCGGACGGAGTCGATGCGGTGGCAGACTTCGTCGGAGGTCAGCTCGAGGTGACGCTGTCGGTGCTGAAGTCGGGCGGGCGCCACGCCTCGGTCACCGATGGGGAGGTCGAGGCCCATGGAGGCCGGTTGATCTGGGTGCGTCCGGACGGTGCCGAAACCGCGCGGCTGGCCGCGCTGGCGGACGAGGGGCACCTCACCGTCGAGGTCGGGGCGACCTACGGTCTGGACGAGGTTGCGGAAGCCTTCAAGGTCAGCCAGGGCGGGCACTCTCGGGGCAAGCTCATCGTGGTTCCGTAG
- a CDS encoding MmcQ/YjbR family DNA-binding protein: protein MATEDDVRRICLALPGVTERLSWGRPAWFARTLMARVWEDDVLTVKTHERDALASAEPDTYYWTSHHDRSPQLVLVRLGRVDVDELDELLRDSYRIAGI, encoded by the coding sequence GTGGCCACCGAGGACGACGTGAGACGCATCTGCCTGGCGCTGCCCGGCGTCACCGAGCGGCTCAGCTGGGGTCGCCCGGCCTGGTTCGCGAGGACTCTCATGGCTCGGGTGTGGGAAGACGACGTGCTCACCGTCAAGACTCACGAGCGTGACGCGCTCGCATCGGCGGAGCCGGACACCTACTACTGGACCAGTCACCACGATCGATCACCACAGTTGGTCCTTGTCCGGTTGGGGCGAGTCGACGTGGACGAACTCGATGAGCTGCTCCGTGACTCGTACCGGATCGCCGGCATCTGA
- a CDS encoding MFS transporter — translation MGQAEGDHSLKDTSVARIIWRTPFLRAACISLFVAGIGTSSTMPQMTLYLVTELHIPIQAAGLYYLVNLTAPVAGFLVGTLSERLANRLFLYRTCAVIAALGWTAMALADRPWMPFLIGAFVLSFGGGAMGQLFAATRDELSRHPSPADNRIVSAVRMSFTAGWIVGPVLGSWFGATFGLRPLLLANAACLVVQLVPLGTRRVERFRLETGKPDESAESTARRHGDRIRGTTRYGTKNGLTPLLVFLGCCVLVMNGDTMKFAFLPLYMANQLHVGDALRGTVIAVQPFLELLLMPVFARLADRFTPIRVLAMAALLGVGAHLAYATSTQVAGLFVGQMLMSGLWAAVAGLGITVAQQLCPDRIGLASSMFSSCIPLAGAVGGSVGAFGVGWLGIPQLFVIPAALTALGFVGFLLTARRFRPDDAAFAARV, via the coding sequence TTGGGACAAGCTGAGGGTGACCATAGCCTGAAGGACACGTCCGTCGCGCGAATCATCTGGCGTACGCCGTTCCTGAGGGCCGCGTGCATCAGTCTGTTCGTCGCCGGGATCGGCACGTCGTCGACCATGCCGCAGATGACGTTGTACCTGGTCACCGAGCTGCACATCCCGATCCAGGCCGCCGGGCTGTACTACCTGGTCAACCTCACGGCGCCGGTCGCAGGCTTTCTGGTCGGCACGCTGTCGGAGCGGTTGGCCAACCGGCTGTTCCTGTATCGAACCTGCGCGGTGATCGCTGCACTCGGCTGGACCGCGATGGCGCTGGCCGACCGGCCGTGGATGCCGTTCCTCATCGGGGCGTTCGTCCTGAGCTTCGGCGGCGGTGCGATGGGGCAGCTGTTCGCCGCCACCCGCGACGAGCTGAGCCGGCATCCGTCCCCGGCGGACAACAGGATCGTCTCCGCCGTCCGCATGTCGTTCACCGCAGGCTGGATCGTCGGCCCCGTTCTCGGCAGCTGGTTCGGCGCGACCTTCGGCCTGCGGCCGCTGCTCCTGGCCAACGCCGCGTGCCTGGTCGTGCAGCTGGTTCCGCTGGGCACCCGCCGCGTCGAACGTTTCAGGCTGGAGACCGGCAAGCCGGACGAGAGCGCCGAGTCGACGGCTCGTCGGCACGGTGATCGCATCAGAGGAACGACGAGGTACGGAACGAAGAACGGGCTTACGCCGCTGCTGGTGTTCCTCGGATGCTGTGTGCTGGTGATGAACGGGGACACCATGAAGTTCGCGTTCCTTCCGTTGTACATGGCCAACCAGCTGCACGTCGGTGACGCCCTGCGCGGGACCGTGATCGCCGTACAGCCGTTCCTCGAGCTCCTTCTGATGCCTGTCTTCGCCCGGCTGGCCGACAGGTTCACCCCGATTCGGGTACTCGCGATGGCGGCGCTGCTCGGAGTCGGCGCCCATCTCGCGTACGCCACCAGCACTCAGGTCGCTGGGTTGTTCGTCGGCCAGATGCTGATGTCCGGGCTGTGGGCCGCGGTGGCGGGTCTTGGCATCACCGTTGCCCAGCAACTCTGCCCGGACAGGATCGGGCTCGCTTCGTCGATGTTCAGCAGCTGCATCCCGCTCGCCGGAGCCGTCGGCGGGTCGGTCGGAGCGTTCGGCGTCGGTTGGCTCGGGATACCCCAGCTGTTCGTCATCCCCGCCGCACTGACCGCCCTCGGGTTCGTCGGCTTCCTGCTCACCGCACGTCGTTTCCGTCCGGACGATGCCGCCTTCGCGGCAAGGGTGTGA
- a CDS encoding alcohol dehydrogenase catalytic domain-containing protein produces MRAVVYDEYSSDPSTLVARELPTPKLFPGSVLVEVRAAGVNPVDWKAMSGGLDGLIDAVFPVIPGWDVAGVVVGLGMDTPEFQIGDEVIA; encoded by the coding sequence ATGCGCGCGGTGGTCTATGACGAGTACAGCTCGGACCCGAGCACCCTGGTTGCGCGAGAGCTTCCCACCCCGAAGCTGTTTCCCGGCTCGGTTCTGGTCGAGGTGCGTGCCGCCGGCGTGAACCCGGTCGACTGGAAGGCGATGTCGGGCGGTCTCGACGGGCTGATCGACGCTGTCTTCCCGGTGATCCCCGGTTGGGACGTCGCGGGGGTCGTGGTCGGTCTGGGCATGGACACGCCGGAGTTTCAGATCGGCGACGAGGTGATCGCCTAG
- a CDS encoding class I SAM-dependent methyltransferase, giving the protein MTSGTNVRIIDQRAPEDHGRPFLPGAGKTWLLPFYDLFSRVADVRRLHERVAQIAGITPGQTVVDVGCGTGNLSLAVLAAQPGARVTGLDPDDDALRRAARKALRRGVSLTLTQGYADRIPVEDATLDHVVSSLALHHVDNDGRVGFAKDALRALRPGGKVTVVDFGGPASGADGAAADHAHHDAHSHGRGHALRHLPGLVRMIRSRVATSPVVSRNFDNGLVTLLLDAGFADAREVEHLDHRFGRITFVQATRP; this is encoded by the coding sequence ATGACATCCGGGACCAACGTACGCATCATCGACCAGCGCGCGCCGGAGGACCACGGCCGCCCGTTCCTGCCGGGAGCGGGAAAGACCTGGCTCCTCCCCTTCTACGATCTCTTCAGCCGGGTGGCCGACGTCCGGCGGCTGCACGAACGCGTCGCCCAAATCGCCGGTATCACGCCCGGCCAGACCGTGGTCGACGTCGGGTGCGGAACCGGCAACCTGTCGCTCGCGGTCCTCGCGGCACAACCGGGCGCCCGCGTTACCGGCCTCGATCCGGACGACGACGCACTTCGCCGGGCCGCCCGCAAGGCGCTGCGGCGCGGCGTGTCCCTGACCCTCACCCAGGGATACGCCGACCGGATTCCGGTCGAGGATGCCACCCTCGACCACGTCGTCTCGTCGCTGGCGCTGCACCACGTCGACAACGACGGACGGGTGGGGTTCGCGAAGGACGCGCTGCGCGCACTCCGGCCGGGAGGCAAGGTCACCGTCGTCGACTTCGGCGGCCCGGCGTCCGGTGCCGACGGCGCCGCCGCCGATCATGCTCACCACGACGCGCACAGCCACGGCCGCGGCCATGCGCTCCGGCACCTCCCCGGCCTGGTCCGCATGATCCGCTCGCGGGTCGCGACCAGCCCCGTCGTCTCCCGCAACTTCGACAACGGCCTCGTCACGCTCCTCCTCGACGCCGGGTTCGCCGACGCCCGCGAGGTCGAACACCTCGATCACAGGTTCGGGCGGATCACCTTCGTCCAGGCGACCCGCCCGTAA
- a CDS encoding fructosamine kinase family protein: MQRILDAVRRRAGMDVVDQSPLAGGMVADVRRLTLADGRTVVCKAAFGEQAHLDIEATMVRHLHDTHPRVVPEVIYADPELLVQTFMPGSHLTDAAATSLGEELAIVHGRHAADFGFDGPTLNGWFVLPNGWSSAWVPFFRDQRLRYCADAAVANGTLNAGFRARVETLCEQLGERLSEPTAPTLLHGDLWSANILAEGNKITGLLDPSVVYGHPELDLSHVVGQPYADAVFEAYQRFHPIDKDFFEARAPIYQVYTAIMHVLYFGRRYERWLDETLTKSGV; encoded by the coding sequence GTGCAACGCATCCTTGACGCCGTACGCCGTCGTGCGGGAATGGACGTCGTCGACCAGAGCCCACTGGCCGGTGGGATGGTGGCGGACGTGCGGCGGCTGACTCTGGCGGACGGGCGTACCGTCGTCTGCAAGGCGGCGTTCGGGGAGCAAGCCCACCTTGACATCGAGGCGACGATGGTGCGCCATCTCCACGACACCCATCCCCGCGTCGTGCCGGAGGTGATCTATGCGGATCCGGAACTCCTCGTCCAGACCTTCATGCCCGGCTCGCACCTGACCGACGCCGCGGCCACGTCTCTCGGTGAGGAACTGGCGATCGTGCACGGACGGCACGCCGCCGACTTCGGCTTCGACGGTCCGACGCTGAACGGCTGGTTCGTTCTACCGAACGGGTGGTCCAGCGCCTGGGTGCCGTTCTTCAGGGATCAGCGGCTGCGGTACTGCGCCGATGCGGCGGTGGCGAACGGGACCCTGAACGCAGGCTTCCGCGCACGTGTCGAAACGCTCTGCGAACAACTGGGTGAACGTCTCAGCGAGCCGACCGCTCCGACGTTGCTGCACGGCGACCTGTGGAGCGCCAACATCCTCGCAGAAGGCAACAAAATAACGGGTCTGCTCGACCCGTCCGTCGTCTACGGCCACCCGGAGCTGGATCTGTCCCACGTGGTGGGTCAGCCCTACGCCGACGCGGTGTTCGAGGCGTACCAGCGATTCCACCCGATCGACAAGGACTTCTTCGAGGCCCGTGCACCGATCTACCAGGTCTACACGGCGATCATGCACGTGCTCTACTTCGGTCGCCGCTACGAGCGCTGGCTCGACGAGACCCTCACCAAGAGCGGTGTGTGA
- a CDS encoding NACHT domain-containing protein: MVALLLLAVGLPVRAWGASGDEFNRWVGLSNVLALSLGVVGFLLNVVDRRWHADEVFAKRLDQAADELTDQALKKESRALRGLLAAGQSGSAAADVRFAERLVVFAEAGSGWSGHLGEVGLFYQDHATGGRLVILGDPGSGKTVLAVQLLVQTLEARQEQPDGQTRRLLPVPVRASLPTWNVDVPFEEWLTRRLVADYGMRRQEATALVAARRVLPMLDGLDEMDPQDGDPQRARRAVARLNDEYTAGERGAPLVLTCRNDEYLALGQPVRPATEVVIQPLTPDQIRDYLRLEVGTSARPDTWKGWQLLLDQLDTDVGIELLHALNTPWRLTLAVTYGRANGHPSSLLRQIDASGAEDSDAYHSRVRKLLLEQFIPTRIRVLDSTANTAQITAWLRTVARHLAWQQQHGMAGTDIVLHQWWHIAGSRRVRRWHACTNVALLVAGFAVIFSAFSRFDPLAVTDTVRYYLSPLSVFYFFYILVGAFFVLVITAWCQLAWSTGHQEMVRPKGASLQQLHTPQGRRRLARELPRNLAVGFGCGFVLSAFVVGSLPSEAALVVSLAVSFTFALTFALTAGLTPLDAAGFNPRDALRNDLVNWLALSLAAGLSLLLSLSPWLKGRDWGIGLLFIAAFGFVITLGATLTSGLAANAWLRYVLALWLTRREGILPLGFGRFLNRCHQAGILRESGNAYQFRHLELRDWLQHPPQPSYQAASPNTLTPTDTAQN, from the coding sequence ATGGTGGCTTTACTGCTCTTGGCGGTGGGTCTTCCGGTACGGGCGTGGGGCGCGAGTGGCGATGAGTTCAACCGATGGGTGGGGTTGTCGAACGTCCTGGCTCTGAGTCTGGGCGTGGTCGGCTTCCTGCTGAACGTCGTCGATCGGCGCTGGCACGCCGATGAGGTGTTCGCGAAGCGCCTGGATCAAGCGGCCGACGAGCTAACCGACCAGGCGTTGAAGAAGGAGAGCCGCGCGTTGCGAGGGCTGCTCGCGGCGGGCCAGTCTGGCTCAGCGGCGGCGGATGTGAGGTTCGCAGAACGGCTGGTCGTCTTCGCCGAAGCGGGATCGGGGTGGTCAGGGCATCTGGGTGAGGTAGGACTGTTTTACCAAGACCATGCGACCGGTGGACGACTGGTGATCCTGGGTGATCCTGGGTCGGGTAAGACTGTGCTGGCGGTGCAGTTGCTCGTGCAAACCCTCGAGGCGCGGCAGGAACAGCCAGATGGTCAGACTCGGCGGCTGTTGCCAGTGCCGGTGCGGGCCAGCCTCCCGACCTGGAATGTGGACGTGCCCTTCGAAGAGTGGCTGACCCGTCGGCTGGTCGCCGACTACGGTATGCGGCGGCAGGAGGCGACGGCGCTGGTGGCGGCCCGGCGGGTACTTCCGATGCTGGACGGGCTAGATGAAATGGACCCGCAGGATGGCGACCCGCAACGGGCACGGCGGGCTGTGGCACGGCTCAACGATGAGTACACCGCTGGTGAGCGCGGTGCACCGCTGGTGCTGACCTGCCGCAACGACGAATATCTCGCCTTAGGCCAGCCGGTCCGGCCCGCCACCGAGGTCGTCATCCAACCCCTGACGCCTGATCAAATCCGTGACTACTTGCGTCTCGAGGTCGGCACGAGTGCGAGACCTGACACCTGGAAGGGCTGGCAGCTGCTACTGGACCAGTTGGACACCGACGTCGGCATCGAACTGTTACACGCGTTGAACACCCCATGGCGGTTGACCCTCGCGGTCACCTACGGTCGGGCCAACGGACACCCGTCGAGCCTGCTCCGCCAGATCGACGCCAGCGGGGCCGAGGACTCCGACGCTTACCACAGCAGGGTCCGGAAGCTGCTGCTGGAGCAGTTCATCCCCACCCGGATCCGGGTGCTTGACTCCACCGCCAACACCGCCCAGATCACGGCGTGGCTGCGGACTGTGGCTCGGCACCTGGCCTGGCAGCAACAGCACGGCATGGCCGGCACCGACATCGTGCTGCACCAATGGTGGCACATCGCCGGTTCACGGCGAGTACGCCGCTGGCACGCCTGTACCAACGTCGCGCTCTTAGTCGCTGGTTTCGCTGTGATCTTCTCGGCGTTCAGTAGATTCGATCCTCTCGCCGTGACAGACACCGTTCGGTACTACCTGAGCCCACTGTCCGTATTCTATTTCTTCTACATCTTGGTAGGCGCTTTTTTTGTGCTGGTCATAACGGCCTGGTGTCAGTTGGCGTGGTCAACAGGTCACCAAGAAATGGTGAGGCCGAAGGGCGCCAGCCTGCAGCAACTACACACCCCCCAAGGCCGCCGCCGCCTCGCCAGGGAACTCCCGAGAAACCTAGCGGTTGGGTTCGGGTGTGGATTCGTACTCAGCGCGTTCGTGGTCGGGAGCTTGCCCAGCGAGGCCGCCCTCGTGGTCAGCCTCGCTGTCAGCTTCACGTTCGCGCTCACGTTCGCGCTCACGGCAGGGCTGACGCCGCTGGACGCGGCAGGTTTCAACCCGCGCGACGCATTGCGAAACGACCTAGTCAACTGGCTCGCGCTCTCGCTCGCGGCCGGGCTGTCACTGTTGCTGTCGCTGTCGCCCTGGCTCAAGGGTAGGGACTGGGGGATCGGGCTCTTATTTATAGCCGCATTCGGGTTCGTGATCACGTTAGGAGCCACGCTCACGAGTGGGCTCGCGGCCAATGCATGGCTGCGGTACGTACTCGCCCTCTGGCTCACGCGCCGCGAGGGGATCTTGCCACTTGGTTTCGGAAGGTTTCTCAACCGCTGCCACCAAGCCGGGATCCTGCGTGAGAGCGGAAACGCCTACCAGTTCCGCCACCTGGAACTACGCGACTGGCTCCAGCACCCACCCCAGCCCTCGTACCAAGCCGCATCCCCCAACACCCTGACTCCCACGGACACGGCACAGAACTAG
- a CDS encoding FkbM family methyltransferase — protein sequence MGAQSEVDFRDTATGRRQSWRGAKKHVKRVLGWRLPNAAMRATVSAVRPELRRTGRLPAPATVREVTGIVDDERYVMLAPAACVVAKELYWGKGRRPQPADDFAVRMFAALARPADVMLDVGAYTGLFTLVGTTVNPKLTAHAFEIVPEVYRMLFDNCVRNRVLDRTTLHHVGLGLPGSTVDMPIASGDSALPCYYSVDMHFSDGVPIGIRSLDSFTDVAESDARVVMKVDVEGGEHAVFEYGQKFLATHRPDILCEVLEHSDGAGLAEFVEPHGYRFHLVRDHDLAPASDLSPNSQYRDWLFTTRSAEELRDLGIPVAD from the coding sequence GTGGGAGCACAGTCCGAGGTCGACTTCCGCGACACGGCAACGGGACGACGGCAGAGCTGGCGCGGTGCGAAGAAGCACGTCAAGCGCGTGCTCGGCTGGCGGCTGCCGAACGCGGCGATGCGGGCGACGGTGTCCGCGGTTCGCCCCGAGCTGCGCCGGACGGGTCGGCTGCCGGCACCGGCAACTGTGCGCGAGGTCACCGGCATCGTCGACGACGAGCGCTACGTCATGCTGGCTCCGGCGGCGTGTGTGGTGGCGAAGGAGCTGTACTGGGGCAAGGGGCGACGACCCCAACCGGCTGACGACTTCGCCGTACGGATGTTCGCCGCTCTCGCCCGACCGGCCGACGTGATGCTCGACGTTGGCGCGTACACCGGGCTGTTCACCCTCGTCGGCACCACTGTCAACCCGAAGCTGACAGCGCACGCGTTCGAGATCGTTCCCGAGGTCTACCGGATGCTGTTCGACAACTGTGTGCGCAACCGCGTCCTTGACCGAACGACGTTGCACCACGTCGGTCTCGGCCTTCCCGGCTCGACCGTGGACATGCCGATCGCCTCGGGTGACTCCGCCCTGCCGTGCTACTACTCCGTGGACATGCACTTCAGCGACGGTGTACCCATCGGCATCCGCTCGCTGGACTCGTTCACCGATGTCGCCGAGTCTGATGCGCGCGTGGTGATGAAGGTGGACGTGGAGGGAGGCGAGCACGCAGTGTTCGAGTACGGGCAGAAGTTCCTCGCCACCCACCGGCCCGACATCCTGTGCGAGGTCCTCGAGCACAGTGACGGTGCGGGCTTGGCGGAGTTCGTGGAGCCGCACGGCTACCGGTTCCATCTCGTTCGCGACCACGATCTGGCCCCCGCGAGCGACCTCAGCCCGAACTCGCAGTACCGGGACTGGCTGTTCACCACCCGGAGTGCCGAGGAGTTGCGCGACCTCGGGATTCCGGTCGCCGACTGA
- a CDS encoding calcium-binding protein — MSATSGNQRVLPDTGIAFAGSGANRTLTVPTNPQAYGTTVVTVRVGDGALTGTATVTVITGRAGTDHITGTDEPDLIFTRDGNDLVDARGGIDLVAAGGGNDVVLADAGDDTADGGLGNDALVGGAGNDVLQGGAGSDGLAGGLGDDVLQGGAGSDLLAGGRGADSFSGGTGTDIAVDFRAGEADTKDATIP, encoded by the coding sequence GTGTCGGCGACCTCCGGCAACCAGCGGGTGCTCCCCGACACCGGGATCGCCTTCGCCGGGAGCGGTGCCAACCGCACGTTGACAGTACCTACCAACCCGCAGGCGTACGGAACCACGGTCGTCACGGTGCGGGTCGGTGACGGCGCCCTGACCGGCACAGCCACGGTCACCGTCATCACCGGCCGCGCCGGAACCGACCACATCACCGGCACCGACGAACCCGACCTCATCTTCACCCGTGACGGCAACGATCTCGTCGACGCCCGCGGAGGGATCGACCTGGTCGCGGCGGGTGGAGGAAACGACGTGGTGCTCGCCGATGCCGGTGACGACACCGCTGACGGTGGTCTGGGTAACGACGCCCTCGTCGGAGGCGCGGGAAACGACGTACTCCAGGGTGGTGCCGGTAGTGACGGTCTGGCCGGCGGGCTCGGCGACGACGTACTCCAGGGTGGCGCCGGCTCGGATCTCCTGGCCGGCGGACGCGGTGCCGACTCCTTCTCCGGCGGCACGGGCACCGACATCGCCGTCGACTTCCGCGCCGGGGAAGCCGACACCAAGGACGCCACCATCCCCTGA
- a CDS encoding carbon-nitrogen hydrolase family protein — MQAALAVHRVVADQAANLTSITKLTREAAGKGADLVVFSETALTGFVGNDDPAHDRLLAQPIPGPVTEHLGALSRETGMWIAIGMYERERTATEERLYDSAILIDPDGKVQLHYRRISPQWHGSPDRRVYRQGTDLPVASTDFGTCAFLLCGDLFDDELVQRLRRVQPNWLLFPFARSYDSEVADAEQWEREERFVYADRAARAGVGALMVNHLAARDVGGCFGGALAVAPDGTIIGELPPGNEGILLVDLSR, encoded by the coding sequence ATGCAAGCTGCGCTTGCGGTTCACCGCGTGGTCGCCGACCAGGCAGCCAACCTGACCAGCATCACGAAGCTGACGAGGGAAGCCGCCGGCAAGGGCGCGGACCTGGTCGTCTTCTCCGAGACGGCGCTGACCGGCTTCGTGGGCAACGACGACCCGGCACACGACCGTCTGCTCGCCCAGCCGATTCCAGGGCCGGTCACTGAGCACCTGGGCGCCCTGTCACGCGAGACCGGGATGTGGATCGCCATCGGCATGTACGAACGCGAGCGGACGGCGACGGAAGAGCGCCTCTACGACAGCGCGATCCTCATCGACCCGGACGGGAAGGTTCAGCTCCACTACCGGCGGATCAGTCCGCAGTGGCACGGGTCGCCGGACCGTCGGGTCTACCGCCAAGGAACAGATCTTCCTGTGGCGTCGACCGACTTCGGAACCTGCGCCTTCCTCCTCTGCGGCGACCTGTTCGACGACGAACTCGTGCAGCGGCTGCGCCGCGTCCAGCCGAACTGGTTGCTCTTCCCCTTCGCGCGCAGCTACGACTCCGAGGTGGCCGACGCCGAGCAGTGGGAACGGGAGGAGCGGTTCGTCTACGCAGATCGGGCCGCGCGCGCCGGAGTCGGTGCCCTGATGGTGAACCACCTCGCAGCACGTGACGTCGGCGGCTGTTTCGGCGGCGCCTTGGCGGTGGCTCCTGACGGCACGATCATCGGTGAGCTTCCGCCGGGCAACGAGGGCATCCTCCTCGTCGACCTCTCCCGCTGA